AAGGTTTACAGAAAGATCAGAAGCTGCCTGAGCTTCTGATTACCCCATCCACAAAAGGTATTTTGAAGGGGATTCCCGGTGTTCCCGAAGCGGATGATGTCAATATTACACGTGCAAACATTGAGCAGAATTTTGCGGCCTTCAATTTTCGGAGCCTTGGCGATATCGATGTATACGAAAAGCTGTTGCGGGAAGGTTTTGATGTCATTACCGAAGAGCTCGCCAAGCTCGATCAAATATTTGTCGATACCAAGTTTGAATTTGGCTATGTCACTAACGATCAAGGTGAGCAGGAACTGATTTACATGGATGAGGTGGGAACACCCGATTCCTCACGTATTTGGGATGGTTCGAACTACCGTCAGGGCAAGGTGATCGAAAAATCCAAGGAAGAATTTCGCCAGCAGTTGCTCAATTATTTTCCCGACCCAGATATTTTATTAAATAAAGATAGAATGCCCGAACGTGCTGAGCTGGCGCGATCGAATGCCTTGCCTGAAGACATTCTGATGCAGGTATCAAAGACCTATACCGATATTGCCGAAAAAATTACTGGTGAAAAATTACAGCTTTCTGCGAATCCCAAGGCAGAAATTATCGATATTCTAAGTGAGAAATACAGCCTGATTGTATAAGCGCTTAGGTCACAATTCACTAGAGTCTAATCCGAAACGCTGACCGCCTGTGAAATAATAAGCGGCAGGCCCCACTTAATTAGGTACAATCAGGCCGACCCGTTGTCATTTCCCGACGGTGTCGCGGCCAGTAGCGGTAATAATTGGCTACACCGTTGTAGCCAGGCCGCATTGTGGTAGCTTTCGTCAATAATAATATTAACTCCATTAGGAGACGATTATGCCCAGATATACCCTTGGTAGTGCCCAAATCAAAATCCTGGTAGTTATCGGCATTTGCGCGCTTGCAGTGGCGTACGCCATTTTTAAAGGTACCAAACAACCTGCGCCGCCAGCACCGCTGGTGCCCGTCGCTAGCAACCCTGCAACTGCGCCTGTGCCCGGTAAACCCCCGAAGCTGGTGCCTTTGACCCCAAATAAACCTGCTGCTGGCAAAAATGCTGTCGCTGCGCAGGGTAGCGAAGAAAACGCTGAAGACGACGCTCAGGAACCGAGCCCGGAGCAAAAAACCTATGAAAAGGCAGCGGAAGTTTTCGATGGCGAGTCAGTGGATGATGAGTGGGCGCCACAGTATCAGGAAGAAATCACAACCATGTTTGGCGATGCAGAAGCGCTTTCCCAGGTGAGTGTGAACAGTATCGAATGCCGTACCAGTATGTGTAGGGTGGTGGTGTTTACCCCCACACTGGTAGAAGCGAATCAACTCAACAGCGTGTTCTACGCCACCATTGGTAACTACAAGGGAGGAATTTTTAAAAATAGCAACATTATGGGGTTGAACAACTTTGCCAACGGCGTTACCGCGCTTTACATTGCCAAACCTGGCACCGAACTGTCTTTGTTTTAGTTGCCCCCTCAATTGTTAGCGTTGGCTCAATAATCTTCCCAGGTTCGGCGTGGTAGCACGCCGAAATACCACATCTCCAAAAACGTCAATTCGTCGGCGCTCATCTCTTCTTTTTAAATGCTCATCCTGTAAGTCATTGATAATTAATAAATAGTTTAGCTGGCATTGCACTTGCTAAATAGGCTTTAGTGTCGATTAAGAGTGTCGAATTAATGTCGGGAGAAGCAAGTCTTAACGCGATTGTCGCAGCTCAGGAAAATGATCCGTTGTTGGATATATTCACCAACAAGCAAGATAGCCTGGCCGCGGCTTTTGCGTTTTTTAACGAAACCTCGGAGCAACTCACGCGTTCCTACCATCTGCTGGAGCAAAAGGTGGCGCAGCTTAACGGCGAGTTGCAGCGCGTGTCTGCGGAAAAAGATCAGGAGCAATCCGGCAGGGAGCAGCTGGCGAACCGTATGCAGGCCTTGCTCGAGGTGTTGCCTGCGGGGGTGATAGTGCTCGATACCCGCGGTTTTATTGTTGATGCCAATCCGGCAGCCGAAACACTTTTAGCGAAAGATCTGGTGGGCCGAGTATGGCGCGATGTTATCGCTGAAAGTTTTGCCCCCAAAAATGACGACGGCTTGGAGGTATCTACCAAATCGGGTAGACGTATCAGTGTTGCTACCAGTTCCCTGGATGGTAGCAGAGGTAACCGCAGTGGTGGTCAGCTTATTTTACTCACCGATCTCACCGAAACACGACGTTTACAACAACACCTAAGTCGTTCTGAGCGTTTGTCCGCTATGGGAAAAATGGTTTCTGCTCTGGCTCATCAGGTGCGCACACCACTGTCGGCGGCGATGCTCTACGCTGAGCATTTGTGTCATAACAATCTTGATAGTTCTCGGCGCGATGAATTCTCGCAAAAACTTTACGGTCGATTGCAGCACATGGAACGCCAGGTACGCGACATGTTGCTGTTTGTGAAAAGCGAGCTACCGCTTAACGAGTTAATTTCCTCGAAGGATTTGCTACAGGGCATCCAGGCAGCGGCAGAGATGCCTCTGTCAACCAGCCACAGCACATGTAACTGGCAATTACACAGCGATGTATTGATTAAATGTAATCGCGAAGCTCTTATTAGCGCAATCATGAATTTGATTAATAATTCCATTCAGGCCGTTTCTGAAAATGCGGAAATTTCAGTACAAATGCGTCGTGGGTACGAGCTCCCCGAAAAGGCTACTGGCAATCTTTGTATTGAAATAAGTGATAAGGGGCCTGGCATTGCTGCTGATCTGCTAAATCATGCAAAAGATATTTTTGTAACCACAAAATCGCAGGGCACAGGACTGGGGCTCTCGGTGGTGCAGTCCGTGGTACGTGCCCATGGTGGCACTTTCAATCTTTATTCAGAACCTGGCGAGGGTGTTACCGCGCTACTGCAAATTCCCATTTATGATGCTGCGCATCAACCCTTGTCTTAATGTCGGAGTTAACAATGAGTTCACAGTCTGCAAAAATTTTGGTTGTCGAAGATGATCGCGATCTGCGAGAAGCCGTGATTGATACCCTGCAGTTGGAAGGTTTTCGTGTGCTTCAAGCAGAAAACGCGGAAATTGCTGTTGATCTTTTAAAAAAAGATAATTGCCTCGATTTAATTATTTCCGATGTCAATATGGGTGAGATGAGTGGCCATGATTTATTGCTTCACACAAAACAGTATCACCCGCATATCCCGGTATTGTTAGTTACTGCCTACGCCAGCATTAGTGATTCTGTCGAGGCGATTCGCAATGGTGCTATCGACTATCTGGTAAAACCCTTTGAAGCAAAACTGTTGGTTAAAACAGTAAATAAATTTGTTCAACCACTGGTTAAAGCTGAGAGCGAGCCAGTTGCAATGGCTGAATCGAGTAAACAGCTACTTGAACTGGCGCGGCGCGTTGCGCAATCTGACTCCACTGTTTTACTGGCGGGTGAGTCTGGCACGGGTAAAGAAGTATTGGCGCGTTTCATTCACGAGAAATCGCCTCGCAATAATCAGCCTTTTGTCGCCATTAACTGTGCAGCCATCCCGGAAAACATGCTGGAAGCTATGCTGTTTGGTCATGAGAAGGGGGCATACACAGGCGCTTACAATTCCGCACCTGGTAAATTCGAGCAAGCCAATGGCGGTACTTTATTGCTCGACGAAATATCAGAAATGGATATGGGTTTGCAAGCCAAGCTGCTGCGTGTGCTTCAGGAAAAAGAAGTGGAACGCTTGGGGGGCCGGAAAAATATTCCGTTGGATGTGAGGGTAATCGCGACATCCAACCGCGACATGCGACAACAGGTCGCAGCGGGTAAATTTCGTGAAGATCTGTATTTCCGCTTGAGCGTCTTACCTTTGCAATGGGCTCCGCTGAGAGATCGCAAAGAAGATATTCTGCCATTGGCCGAAAAGTTGTTGGCCCGTCATGCTGCCAAGCAGCATCGTACCGGTGTTTACTTCACTCAATCTGCTCATGCCGCGTTGCTGGACTACCCCTGGCCCGGTAATGTGCGTGAACTCGATAACGTTATGCAGCGCGCCTTGATTCTTCAGCCGGGCGTCGCTATCGATGCAATAAATCTGGGACTCGTAAACTCGCCGCAGTTCAGTGAAAAACCCTCCTTGATCGACGCCGTTGCACAGCATACAAGGGAGACCATGCTGGCCAGTATCGGGGGCGACAGCGCACCCGCTATCAAAGATCAAGCCACCCAAAATACACCCGAAGTTCCGCCTCTAGAAGCCCCACAATTGGGCAAAGACCTCATGAAACGGGAGTTCGAAATCATCGTTCAAACACTCAGAGAGCAGCGTGGTAGCAAAAAGAACACCGCCGAAAAATTGGGTATAAGCCCGCGAACTCTGAGGTACAAACTGGCGAGGCTCAGAGACGAAGGCTTCGATCTGGAAGCTCTGCCATTGTACTAATTCAAAGCTGGTGTTTGCCGCACACTTATAGATGCTAAAACCGAGCCGCTTAGCTTGCCCGGTTTTGGTGTTTTGCCCCCTCTGTTATCAGCCTCACAAAAAAGCTTTTCTTTAAGATTACTTTTGGTATTATCGCCCTTAGGTGGTCCATACTTTTAGCGATCGTCATTGTTTTGTCACACTCACCGTGGAGGATAGCAGGCAGTTAGTTTTCATTCATTTCCTTAAATTTTTTTGGCGCTTACCTGGGAGTCTTTGGTATGGGTATAGAGGTTTTGGATAGTTCTTCTGGCTTGGACAATGTTATTCTGGAAAACACGCTCGAATCAGGGTTAGATGAAGGATTGGTAACTGAAGTACCAATTATCGACGCTCGTCGTAAATTGGAAAACAAAATTGAAGAACTCCGGCTCTTAAAAGAAGTACAAGAGTTCGATTTTGATATATAAACCGTCATCTGGCGGCATAGGTTTTTTTCTGTAAGGCTAAGCCAATTTTTGGCTTAGCCTTTTCTATATTTATTTTCTTTCTAGCATGTCTCTCACCGTTTTACGGCTTTATCGCTACGCATTCTTTCTTATCATGAAAGTGGCGATACTTTGCCGCCGGAAAAATCTGGCCCACTTTGTGCTAAATCTCACCGTAGCAGTTTAATTTAAATTGAAACGACAAATTTTTGTCGCAACAGAATTGCTCACAATATATTAACGTTTCTTTTTTTGTGGTGGGTTTTGTCATGAGTAACCAAATGGATGTTAATCGTCTGCTACTCGAAATGCGTGCCTTAAAACAGCAGTCATCCGCGTTTGGGGGCCCCGGTGCGATCGCCGCAGATCGCGTGCAAAACAATAATGCTTTGCCGCGTGATGCTCGCGTTAACGGCCCGCAGTTTGGTGAATTGTTAGCGCAAGCTGTCGACAAAGTTAATGAAGTGCAGCAAGCATCCAGTTCCATGGCAGAAGCTTATGTCAAGGGAGATTCCAATATCGATGTTACCGATGTGATGATCGCTTCACAAAAAGCGGGAGTGGCATTCGATGCGATGGTACAGGTGCGCAATAAGTTGGTAGAAGCTTATCGCGATGTTATGAACATGCCTCTTTAGGTGAGTCGGTAATTTCTCATGGCAGATGCAGCAGCCGGCGCAACCGGCGATTTAATTGAAGGTTTTAATAATTTAAATTTAGTGCGTCAGGCTGGCTTAATGGTGGGGCTGGCCGCAAGTGTTGCCATTGGTTTTGCTGTGGTTCTGTGGAGCCAAGGTGAAGATTTTAAACCGCTTTATGGCAGCCTCGATCGTCTCGACTCATCTGAAGTGGGTCAGATTTTGGATTTTAACGAAATACCCTACAAAATCGATGGCAACACCGGAGCACTCCTGGTCCCTGTCGACAAAGTGCAGAAAGCTCGTTTGGTGCTTGCTGAAAATGGTATTCAGGGCGATAAAACGGTCGGCTTTGAATTGCTCGATCAGGAGCAACCTCTGGGTACCTCGCAGTTTATGGAAGCTACGCGTTACCGCCGCGGCCTTGAAGGGGAGTTGGCAAGAACCATCTCTAGCATTAATGCGGTGCGATCTGCGCGCGTTCATTTGGCGATACCGAAACGTTCCGTATTTGTTCGTGATGGGCGGGAACCCAGTGCGTCAGTTTTTCTCGATCTTTTTCCCGGGCGACCAATTAAGCCGAAACAAATATCCGGCATTGCCAATTTAGTGGCGGCGAGCATCCCAGAGCTGGATGTGGAAAACGTGACTATTGTCGATCAGAAAGGCAACCTGATGTCGGTGGGTGCCGAAGATGAAAAACTGGTGCAGGCAGCGCAACATCTCGATTACACCCGCAAAGTTGAAGACGATATTGTATTGCGCATTCGGAGATTGTTATCGCCTATTGTGGGCGACGCCAACTTTAAAACCGAAGTTGCTGCTGATATCGATTTTACTGAAATTGAGCAAGCTGCAGAAACCTTCAACCCCGACCTCCCGGCGATTCGCAGTGAGCAAACCTTAGAGGAACAGAGAGTTGGTGCGGCAGGTGCCGGTGGAATTCCCGGGGCTTTAACAAACCAACCTCCCGCCGATGGTGCTGCGCCCGAAGTGGCAACACAGGCCACACAAGATCAAAACGGCCAGCAACCGCAACAAAGTCAGAGCCGGTCCACTCGCAATTACGAGTTGGATCGAACCGTTAGCTACACCAAGCACGAAAAGGGCCGAATGCGTCGCCTCACGGTGGCCGTGGTGGTTGACGATAAAGTAAAAACGGATCCAACAAGCGGCGAAACCAGCAAGGTGCGCTGGAGCGATGCCGAGCTCGAACGCTTGGCTATACTTATACGCGATGCTGTGGGTTTTTCTGCCGCAAGAGGCGACAGCGTTAATGTGCTTAATGAAGCCTTTATACCTCTGCCCGCTATGCTTGATGCGGAGGAGTTACCGATTTGGGAACAGGAGTGGTTTCGCTCCATTGCCAAGCAAGGCGCCGGACTTCTGATTATTTTGGTTTTAATTATTGGCCTGTTGCGACCGGTATTAAAAAGTTTGGCAGGCTCTGGCGCGAAGGCAAAAGAGCGCGAAGAGGCGCGCGAGCTAGCGGCACTCCAAGCTGCCGGTATCGATTCGTTCGATTCACTGTCAGACGAAACTGTAACCTTAACCGGCGGGGATGCGCTGGCCTTGCCCAGCCCCGAAGAAAGTTACGAGCAACAATTAAATGCCGTAAAAGGTTTGGTCGCGGAAGATGCCGGTCGCGTTGCGCAGGTAATCAAACGTTGGATTAATGAAGAGTAACTATGGCTGCGCCAGAAAACAAAGACAATAAGCCTGCCGTCAATATCAGTCGTGTTGACCAGGCAGCCATCTTATTGATGACCTTGGGGGAAACCAGCGCGGCGGAAATTCTTAAGCATATGGGTCCCAAAGAGGTTCAGCGTTTGGGCACGGCTATGGCACAACTCACCAACGTGCAACAGTATGAAGTGGAAGTGGTACTCTCCAATTTTATGGATGAAGTGCGTACCCAAACCGGATTGGGCATGGGGGCTGACAGCTATATTCGCAATATGCTCGTTTCAGCTCTGGGTGAAGACAAAGCCAACGGTTTGATCGACCGCATTTTATTGGGCGGTAATACTACCGGCTTAGATACTTTGAAATGGATGGAAGCGCGCTCCGTGGCTGATATTATTCGCAACGAGCACCCGCAAATTCAAGCCATTGTTATTGCATATCTCGATGCAGATCAATCTGCCGAAGTTCTCACGTATTTTCCCGAAAAAGTACGGCTCGATGTGATGATGCGCGTGGCTGCCCTCGATACCGTTCAACCCAGCGCATTACAGGAACTTAACGACATTCTTGAAAAACAATTTTCCGGCAGCGCCGGTTCACAAACCAAAGACATGGGTGGTTACAAAACCGCTGCAGAAATTGTTAACAATCTCGATAGCTCCATTGGTAGCGAGCTCATGGATTCCATACGCGAGATCGATGAAGACATGGGCAATCAAATTGCAGATCTTATGTTTGTGTTTGAAAACCTTAAAGATGTCGACGATCGTGGTATTCAAGCATTGCTGCGAGAAGTTTCATCCGATGTCTTAATTTTAGCCTTGAAAGGCGCCGATGAGGTGTTGCAGGAAAAAATCTTCAGCAATATGTCGAAACGCGCGGGAGAATTACTGCGTGATGACCTTGAAGCGAAAGGACCGGTTAAAGTTTCTGAAGTTGAAAGTGCTCAAAAAGAGATTCTTACGATTGCTCGTCGCATGGCTGATGCCGGAGAAATTAATCTCGGTGGCGGCGGCGAAGAAATGGTGTAGGTTGTGGGTTTATGAAGCCCGTGGATAAATCACACCCTCCTGAAAATGCTGTGCCGTCAGACGCGCGCCCCTGGCAATTACCCGCCTGGAACAAAAAGGGTAAAGTGGTTAAAAGTGCCGACCGTGAAGCGCGGGAACATGCGCGAGCGGGTAAAAAAGAAATTGTCGAAGATGTTAGCCGCAAACCAAAACCCAAACCGCTTACCGCAGAGCAATTAAAGAAAATTGCCGATCAAGCTCAGCAGGAAGGCTACGCCGATGGCTTTAAGGAGGGTATGGAAAAAGGCATTGCGCAAGGCGAGCAAACCGGGCAAAAACACGGAGAAGCTAAAGCCTATCAGGAAACCCGCAACCGCTACGAAAATGAAATAACCCGTCTTAAAGCGATTGCCGATCGCTTGCTGCAACCTATGCAGCAGCAGGATGAACAACTCGAAAATGCGATTGTGCAGATGGCGATTAATCTCGCGGAAAAACTCATTTTAAGTGAACTGCAAATCGACCCGGGTAAAATTATTGGTGTCGTAAATAAAGCACTGGCGGAGCTGCCGGTGGGCGCAAAGAATATTTGTGTGCAGGTTGCGCCGCAAGATGCTGAATTGCTTGAGCAACTGATTCCGGCCAGCCACCGTCACTGGCGGGTAGAGGAAAATACTGAACTGCAGCCCGGTGGTTGTAAAATTATCACGGCAGACAGTCTGGTGGATTTTTCCATTGCCAGCCGCTTGCAAAATTACCTTGACGAGGCTGCAGAAGCAGCCGCGGAAAATGATGAAAATGGCGATTGAGGTTGGAGACTGCCATTATGGCGGAAATTAAAGTGCCGTTGTTACAACGCCTACAAAAATACCAAAACTTCAGTGTGTTAGAACACCCTCCCCACGCACAGGGGCGCCTTACCCGTATGGTTGGTTTAACCCTGGAGGCTGTTGGCCTTAATGTGTCTGTCGGGCGACAATGCAAAGTTATTCTCAGCAGTGGGCGTGAACTCGAAGCTGAAGTCGTCGGCTTTCACGATGAAAAAACTTTTTTAATGCCCGTGCAAAAAGTGGATGGTCTGCAACCGGGTGCGCGTGTGGTGCCCGTCGATGCCCATAAGAATTTATCCATGGGTGATCACTTGCGCGGGCGTATTCTCAACGGGGTTGGCCAGCCGCTGGACGGCCTCGGGCCGGTAAAATCCCGTGCGCGTGTCGACCTAGAACCCAGCACGATTAACCCCTTACATCGCCACCCAATCGATGAGCCCCTGGATGTGGGGATACGTGCGATCAATGCGCTGCTGACCATTGGAAAAGGGCAGCGCATTGGCTTGTTTGCAGGCAGTGGTGTGGGCAAAAGCGTACTTATGGGTATGATGACCCGTTTCACCACGGCAGATATCGTAGTCGTTGGCTTGATCGGTGAACGGGGGCGTGAGGTCAAAGAATTTGTTGACCATATTTTGGGGCGTGAAGGTCTAACCAAGGCGATTGTGGTTGCAGCTCCGGCTGATGATGCACCACTGATGCGACTGCGGGCGTCTCAATTGGCAACCCGTATCGCGGAATATTTTAGGGATCAGGGCAAGTCGGTGTTACTGTTGATGGATTCCCTCACACGCTTTGCTCAGGCTCAACGGGAAATTTCACTGGCCATCGGCGAGCCCCCGGCCACTAAGGGTTATCCGCCATCGGTGTTTGCCAAAATTCCCGATTTGGTGGAGCGCGCAGGCAATGGTGATCGTGGTGGCGGCTCTATCACCGCTTTTTACACAGTTCTTACCGAAGGCGATGATTTGCAAGATCCGATTGCCGATGCCGCGCGTGCGATTCTGGATGGCCACATCGTGTTGTCACGTCAGCTGGCGGAGGAGGGGGTGTACCCCGCCATTGACATTGAAGCCTCAGTTAGCCGGGTTATGCCCAATATCGTTGATGAAACACATCTGAGCGCGGCGCAGCGCTTTAAGCAGGTGTTAGCCCGTTATCGGGAAAATAGAGATTTAATCGCCATAGGCGCCTATGCCCGAGGTACCGATCCGGAAATAGATCTGGCAATTGAACGCCAGCCACATTTGAAACAGTTTATCACCCAGAAAATGACCGAAGCAGCGGCCTACCCGGTAAGCCGCGCACAATTGGATGCGGTATTAAAACCACCGGCAGTGAAACCGGAAATTAACACGCCCCAAGCTGCTGCCGCGAAACGCCCCCTGGCGGCAAACCGGCGCTAAATGAAAAAGCGCTCTGAACGCATTGATGTGGTGGTAGAACTTGCGCAGCGCGAAGAGGACGCTGCAGCAGAACAGTTTTCAGCGGCGAAAAATGCGTTGGCACAAGCTGAAACACAGCTCCAGGATTTACAAAACTATTACCAGGGCTATGTGTCTCGGTTTGGCGCACAGACGCAAAACGTAAAAGCTTCAGATCTAGCAAAGTCGCGCTCTTTTTTACAACAACTTGCGGCTGCATTGGACGCTCATCAGCAGCAGATCAACGCGTTGCAGCAGCAACTTCAGTTGAAGCGCCAGTTTTGGCATCGGCTCCACCTCAAAACACAATCTTTAATGGATTTGCAGCAACGCTACAGGCGGGAAGAAGCTGAAGAGCTTGATCGTAAAGATCAAAAGCAATTGGATGAATGGGTTAGCCAAAGGCGCGCCAGCAGCGACGAGGGATGTTCTTAAAAATGGCTTATTTTCAACGTGGCGGTAGCAGTTCCGTCGTGGAGCGCCAGCCCGGTCGATCCTCATTTATGCCAGTGAAGTGCGGGCTTTTGGGCGGTACTTTTTATTACAAGAAAGCTATCACAGAAAATCTATCCGCAAGCAAACTGACCACAAGAAAAATTTTCTTATTTTTCAGAGATTATCTAGTTGATGAGCGACAAGCAGCAACGATAGCGCACTGCACGACTGTCTTCTTCGTGAAGAATTTCTCCTTGCAAGCTGTAGTAACGGTAATCGCCCTCGGCGTTTTTCAAGCGGGCTGCTGTGGTCATGGTACCCAGTTTAGACAAACTCGCAGTGAGCTCTTTGCGTAGCTTGTGTTCGTCTTCAGGGTGCACGCGATCAAAAATTTCCATTTTGCGGTAAATGTTTTTTTCCAACTCAGTAGTAAAACCCAGCAGCTCCAGTGCGATGTCACTCCAGTGCACGGAACCTTTTTCGAGGTCCCATTCGAAACTGGGTAATGTCGAGTGAGTACTGCTTACGCGATTAATATGGGGCGCTTCAGCTTCAGACTTTTTCAGTTGCTCGCTAAGCTCGGCAATTTCAAGCACTTTGGAATAGCCGAAAGTTACGTTATCAATAAAACCTGTAAAACTGGTAAAACTGCTCACGGAGTGCGCTTTTGATTGTTTACCGTAAAAGCTCAACACACCCCAGAGTTCACCATGCGTGATAATTGGGAAATGCACACAGGTATCACAAAAGTTGGTAAATTTATCGCGAATGGCTTTCGGGGGAAAGTTCTCTGGCGGGCAGGTGTAGTTGCGGTTACTGCCACCAATAATTGTGGTTTCGGTGTGTTCAAAAATTTTATGTACGTGCAAATGCGCGCGTCTATGGCGATCGTATACGAGGCAGGACAACAATCCGTAATCCATGAATTGGCTGAACAGAGGCGCTACACTCATGATTTTATCGAGTCGTGTGTCGACGATATCTTGAGTCATCTCGAAACTGTTGTTGATCAGGGCGTTGGTGTAATGGGTGTTGTTGAGTGATGCTTTGGCGGTGGCCAATTCACAAAAATTTTCATCGACCTGGACTTCGCAAAGTGTCGGGGCAATGGTAATCGCCCGTGTCGGTAAAGTACTACTGTGAATCATACTTTCCAGCGTGGTTACACTGCGGTTTGCCAATACATCCAGGTTTTGATCGATAAACGCCAGCTCAGGGTTAAACACCTTCATAAGAGAAATGGAATCGAATGCGATTACGTCTATGTCACCAGGGCACCGCACACCACTGTCCTGAACCTGTTTGATAAAGCCGAGCGCGGTATAACCTGCGCCGCAAATTACACCAGTGGCGCGCGACATACGTTGAATAAACTCTGTGCCCGCGCTCTGTCCACCCGCAAAAAGCGTATCGGGCGCGCAAATAATTTGTTCAGTGCCACAGGGGAGGTTGTCGGCGCGCATTAATTCAACAAAGTGTTCGTAACGTTTACGCAGGTCGTATTGAGTGATGTCTCCCACAAACAATAATTCTTTATGGCCTTTGGCGCGCAGGTACTTGTAGGCGAGCTCTGTTCCGGCGGCGTTATCGCAGGCGATAACCGGTACATCCAGAGGGAAGTAGTCGTGCGCAACCGCGAGGACCGGAATACCTCGATTTTGAATTTTCTCAATGAGTTTGGGGTTGGCGGCGTTGCGGATCACTATCACACCATCGTAATTCTCAAGCGCAACTCCCAGATTGTACTCGCCAAAGCCGTTGGTTCGAATGGCCGTAAAACGGTAGTGCTTTAGTTCGCAAATATGCCGAATCTGATTGAGAATTTCTCCCATGTAATCGCCTTGCAAAAAAGGCGCAATAACAACGATGTGGGTAGCTTTATCTTTGCGGTGGAACATTGCTTCTCCGGGGACGGGGCGGCGAGTCGCCCACGAAATTAGGCCGATTTTCGCAAGGCTTTCTTAAGATTTCTAGTCCCTTTTTGTTGATGATGCAAATAACGTCACCTGATTCAAACAGTCATTTGATTGTAGATAAGCGCGTCAACAACTGTACCCGTTTTTCAGCCTAAATGGTTATAAACCACTGCTTATTGAGAGGGTAAAGATCTAAATAAAATTAGCCATTTGGGTTGCTAGCAACTTCAGTAACACGGGCTAGACTTAAGCAAAGATGGGATAGTGCTTTTTTGCATACCCAGAAGATGTTGCCGCTAACCGTGAAATAAGCC
The DNA window shown above is from Alteromonadaceae bacterium 2753L.S.0a.02 and carries:
- a CDS encoding phosphoribosylaminoimidazole-succinocarboxamide synthase, which translates into the protein MSLADRVLSVNNDLPIRTQLPVHSGKVRSVYWLTETDSKRLIAEHGYKVSADAPLAIMVISDRISAFDCIWHGEGGMNGVPGKGAALNAISNHWFRLFRNRQLANSHILDIPHPFVWIVQKARPVMIEAICRQYITGSMWRSYTKGEREFCGIQLPEGLQKDQKLPELLITPSTKGILKGIPGVPEADDVNITRANIEQNFAAFNFRSLGDIDVYEKLLREGFDVITEELAKLDQIFVDTKFEFGYVTNDQGEQELIYMDEVGTPDSSRIWDGSNYRQGKVIEKSKEEFRQQLLNYFPDPDILLNKDRMPERAELARSNALPEDILMQVSKTYTDIAEKITGEKLQLSANPKAEIIDILSEKYSLIV
- a CDS encoding two-component system sensor histidine kinase FlrB, translated to MSGEASLNAIVAAQENDPLLDIFTNKQDSLAAAFAFFNETSEQLTRSYHLLEQKVAQLNGELQRVSAEKDQEQSGREQLANRMQALLEVLPAGVIVLDTRGFIVDANPAAETLLAKDLVGRVWRDVIAESFAPKNDDGLEVSTKSGRRISVATSSLDGSRGNRSGGQLILLTDLTETRRLQQHLSRSERLSAMGKMVSALAHQVRTPLSAAMLYAEHLCHNNLDSSRRDEFSQKLYGRLQHMERQVRDMLLFVKSELPLNELISSKDLLQGIQAAAEMPLSTSHSTCNWQLHSDVLIKCNREALISAIMNLINNSIQAVSENAEISVQMRRGYELPEKATGNLCIEISDKGPGIAADLLNHAKDIFVTTKSQGTGLGLSVVQSVVRAHGGTFNLYSEPGEGVTALLQIPIYDAAHQPLS
- a CDS encoding two-component system response regulator FlrC, yielding MSSQSAKILVVEDDRDLREAVIDTLQLEGFRVLQAENAEIAVDLLKKDNCLDLIISDVNMGEMSGHDLLLHTKQYHPHIPVLLVTAYASISDSVEAIRNGAIDYLVKPFEAKLLVKTVNKFVQPLVKAESEPVAMAESSKQLLELARRVAQSDSTVLLAGESGTGKEVLARFIHEKSPRNNQPFVAINCAAIPENMLEAMLFGHEKGAYTGAYNSAPGKFEQANGGTLLLDEISEMDMGLQAKLLRVLQEKEVERLGGRKNIPLDVRVIATSNRDMRQQVAAGKFREDLYFRLSVLPLQWAPLRDRKEDILPLAEKLLARHAAKQHRTGVYFTQSAHAALLDYPWPGNVRELDNVMQRALILQPGVAIDAINLGLVNSPQFSEKPSLIDAVAQHTRETMLASIGGDSAPAIKDQATQNTPEVPPLEAPQLGKDLMKREFEIIVQTLREQRGSKKNTAEKLGISPRTLRYKLARLRDEGFDLEALPLY
- a CDS encoding flagellar hook-basal body complex protein FliE — translated: MDVNRLLLEMRALKQQSSAFGGPGAIAADRVQNNNALPRDARVNGPQFGELLAQAVDKVNEVQQASSSMAEAYVKGDSNIDVTDVMIASQKAGVAFDAMVQVRNKLVEAYRDVMNMPL
- a CDS encoding flagellar M-ring protein FliF encodes the protein MADAAAGATGDLIEGFNNLNLVRQAGLMVGLAASVAIGFAVVLWSQGEDFKPLYGSLDRLDSSEVGQILDFNEIPYKIDGNTGALLVPVDKVQKARLVLAENGIQGDKTVGFELLDQEQPLGTSQFMEATRYRRGLEGELARTISSINAVRSARVHLAIPKRSVFVRDGREPSASVFLDLFPGRPIKPKQISGIANLVAASIPELDVENVTIVDQKGNLMSVGAEDEKLVQAAQHLDYTRKVEDDIVLRIRRLLSPIVGDANFKTEVAADIDFTEIEQAAETFNPDLPAIRSEQTLEEQRVGAAGAGGIPGALTNQPPADGAAPEVATQATQDQNGQQPQQSQSRSTRNYELDRTVSYTKHEKGRMRRLTVAVVVDDKVKTDPTSGETSKVRWSDAELERLAILIRDAVGFSAARGDSVNVLNEAFIPLPAMLDAEELPIWEQEWFRSIAKQGAGLLIILVLIIGLLRPVLKSLAGSGAKAKEREEARELAALQAAGIDSFDSLSDETVTLTGGDALALPSPEESYEQQLNAVKGLVAEDAGRVAQVIKRWINEE
- a CDS encoding flagellar motor switch protein FliG gives rise to the protein MAAPENKDNKPAVNISRVDQAAILLMTLGETSAAEILKHMGPKEVQRLGTAMAQLTNVQQYEVEVVLSNFMDEVRTQTGLGMGADSYIRNMLVSALGEDKANGLIDRILLGGNTTGLDTLKWMEARSVADIIRNEHPQIQAIVIAYLDADQSAEVLTYFPEKVRLDVMMRVAALDTVQPSALQELNDILEKQFSGSAGSQTKDMGGYKTAAEIVNNLDSSIGSELMDSIREIDEDMGNQIADLMFVFENLKDVDDRGIQALLREVSSDVLILALKGADEVLQEKIFSNMSKRAGELLRDDLEAKGPVKVSEVESAQKEILTIARRMADAGEINLGGGGEEMV